A single genomic interval of Primulina huaijiensis isolate GDHJ02 chromosome 7, ASM1229523v2, whole genome shotgun sequence harbors:
- the LOC140981306 gene encoding sulfite exporter TauE/SafE family protein 5-like has protein sequence MKPEFLKSLFVLLIFSTTFDGSHATSKRISEPLQRPNTTTDPRLMKIQRGRAHLLHTALKPTFPFVFAGILSFIAAVISSVGGVGGGGLFIPILTIVAGLDLKTASSFSAFMVTGGSTANVAGHVWSGLRKPGGKALINVDIALLSEPCMLLGVSCGVICNQVFPEWLITVIFANFLAFSTLKTCRSGVLCWNLESEGRRGNVCVEFGNGENDGDGRSEKIPLLCEKLNKGRCTGMPWMKLGMLFIIWFSFLLVYLIRGNRYRQGIIHIQACGRLYWIISSIQIPLAVAFTAWILYRRDGLNAPSPPQDDGGEIDPCSFHKLLFPMMTLLAGVLGGFFGVGGGMLISPLLLQLGMEPEVTAATCSFVVFFSSTMSAIQYLLLGMDDLHGALTYAIVCFVASIVGLTIAQRAIKKHGRASLIVFSVATVMALSTILITGFGAMNIWRDLSSGRSMGFKPPC, from the exons atgaagCCCGAATTCCTCAAATCTCTCTTTGTTCTTCTCATCTTCTCCACAACCTTCGATGGTTCCCATGCAACATCAAAAAGAATTTCAGAACCCCTCCAGCGTCCCAACACAACTACTGACCCTCGATTAATGAAGATTCAACGAGGAAGAGCACATTTACTACACACCGCCCTGAAACCAACTTTTCCGTTCGTCTTCGCCGGGATTCTTTCCTTCATAGCGGCTGTCATTTCCAGCGTCGGAGGGGTTGGTGGAGGCGGCTTGTTCATACCCATCTTGACTATCGTCGCTGGGTTGGACCTCAAAACCGCTTCCAGCTTTTCGGCTTTCATGGTCACAGGAGGATCCACAGCCAACGTCGCCGGTCATGTATGGTCCGGACTTCGAAAGCCCGGTGGCAAAGCTCTGATAAATGTCGACATCGCGCTTTTGTCAGAGCCATGCATGTTGCTGGGAGTGAGTTGCGGTGTGATATGCAATCAGGTGTTCCCCGAGTGGCTAATCACCGTGATTTTTGCCAATTTTCTCGCTTTCTCCACCTTGAAGACATGCAGATCGGGGGTTTTGTGCTGGAATTTGGAATCGGAAGGGCGTAGGGGAAATGTGTGCGTGGAATTTGGAAATGGGGAGAATGATGGCGATGGTAGAAGCGAGAAAATCCCATTGCTTTGCGAAAAATTGAACAAAGGGAGATGTACAGGGATGCCATGGATGAAGCTTGGTATGCTGTTTATCATCTGGTTTTCGTTCCTGCTGGTGTATCTTATTCGAGGAAACCGCTATAGACAA GGTATCATCCATATCCAGGCTTGTGGAAGACTGTACTGGATCATCTCATCGATTCAAATTCCTCTTGCTGTTGCATTCACTGCCTGGATACTGTACCGTAGAGATGGTCTGAATGCTCCTTCCCCACCGCAG GATGATGGGGGTGAAATCGATCCATGCTCGTTCCATAAGCTCCTGTTCCCTATGATGACACTACTAGCAGGGGTTCTTGGTGGATTTTTTGGAGTTGGAGGTGGGATGCTTATAAGTCCGCTTCTTCTCCAATTAGGAATGGAACCTGAA GTTACTGCAGCAACATGTTCATTTGTGGTCTTCTTCTCCTCGACCATGTCTGCTATTCAATACTTATTGTTGGGTATGGACGATCTACATGGTGCTCTAACCTATGCTATCGTCTGTTTTGTCGCCTCGATAGTTGGATTGACCATAGCACAAAGGGCTATAAAGAAACACGGGAGGGCTTCCCTTATTGTGTTCTCGGTTGCGACGGTGATGGCTTTGAGTACTATTTTGATAACTGGTTTTGGGGCTATGAATATCTGGAGGGACTTAAGTAGTGGGAGAAGCATGGGATTCAAGCCACCATGTTAA